The following proteins are co-located in the Tachysurus vachellii isolate PV-2020 chromosome 17, HZAU_Pvac_v1, whole genome shotgun sequence genome:
- the skp1 gene encoding S-phase kinase-associated protein 1 produces MPTIKLQSSDGEMFEVDVEIAKQSVTIKTMLEDLGMDDEGDDDPVPLPNVNAAILKKVIQWCTHHKDDPPPPEDDENKEKRTDDIPVWDQEFLKVDQGTLFELILAANYLDIKGLLDVTCKTVANMIKGKTPEEIRKTFNIKNDFTEEEEAQVRKENQWCEEK; encoded by the exons ATGCCAACAATTAAGCTGCAGAGCTCCGACGGAGAGATGTTTGAAGTGGATGTTGAAATCGCCAAGCAATCTGTCACTATAAAAACAATGTTGGAAG ATTTAGGCATGGATGATGAAGGGGATGATGATCCTGTTCCTCTCCCAAATGTCAATGCAGCCATTCTCAAAAAG GTAATTCAGTGGTGCACACATCACAAAGATGATCCCCCACCTCCTGAGGATGATGAGAACAAAGAGAAAAGGACCGATGACATCCCTGTGTGGGATCaggagtttctcaaagtggaccAGGGCACACTGTTTGAGCTCATTCTg GCTGCAAACTATTTGGACATCAAAGGATTGCTAGATGTCACCTGCAAAACAGTTGCAAATATGATTAAAGGAAAAACCCCAGAAGAAATCAGGAAGACGttcaatattaaaaatgacttcacagaggaagaggaagctcAG GTACGCAAGGAGAACCAGTGgtgtgaagaaaaataa